The bacterium genome segment TTGTCATTGCGAGCGTTAGCGAAGCAATCTCTTGTGCTATTCTTATGTTTTGAGATTGCTTCGTCGCTTTGCTCCTCGTAATGACGGAATTGGTATGTTTTTTTAATTTTATTTATTAATTTCAGATATTGCACGCTGGTATAGCGCCGGTTCATTTTTTCGAGGATTTTATCATCTCCGGCTTGGATCGGCAGATGCACATATTCGCAGATTTTTTTGGATTTTGCCATTATTCGGATCAATTCGTCGCTCATATCTTTCGGATGGCTGGTAAGGAAGCGGATCCAAAAATTGCCGGGAATAGCATTGATTAATTTTAAGAGCTGGGGAAAAGTAACGGGTTTTTTCTTATTCTCTATTGATTTATAAGAATTTACATTTTGCCCCAGTAGTGTGATTTCTTTATATCCTTTGCCGATCAATCTTTTCACTTCTTTGATTATTTCTTTTGCCGGCCGCGATATTTCCCGTCCCCGGGTATAAGGCACGGCGCAATAAGAGCAAAAATTATTGCAGCCGGTCATAATCGGAATATATGCGCTAAAATTGCTTTGGTATTGGGGATTGATCCTGAAATAATCGGTATAATCAAAAGCTTTGAATTCTTGTTCGCTCGCATCGGGGTTCAGGAGTTTGAGCAGTTTTTTAAGTTCGTCGTTCTTGGGACTGGTTAATTCTTTAATATCGATGATCAGGTCAAATTTATCTTTGAGTTTCTTTTTATCCGATTCAAGAAGGCAGCCGGTCAGAATAGTTTTGCCGGATTTATTTATTTTCCTGAAATTTATCAGTTGTCCGTATATTCTATTGATGGCGGATTGGCGGACAGAGCAGGAGTTTATTATAAGCAAATCGGCTTCATTGATATTTTTTGCCGGCATGATTTTTGCCAATTTCAAGATCGCCGCGATTCTTTCACTATCGCTTATATTCATCTGACATCCATATGTTATGATAAAATATTTCATAATATAAAGTAATAATAAGCCGCTTGCCTCGCGTCGATGAGCTTTGCGAGTCGAGGCGGGTAGGTAATGATATGATATTTCATAAGTTCATTTTAACATAGTTTTATTTATTTTCAATCCAAAAACCCGCTTTTGGCGGGCATTTGGATATTGATAAAGAAAGAACTTTTATTTAGTATAGATCTTTGGAGTCAGTGCCAGTTCCGGATATTGGACATTTGTCTACTTTTCTCCAATTAGCTGGCACATCGCAGGGTGTGGGAAATACTTTACAGATTCCTTCCGGACTGATTGCCGGTGTGATCACTTGAATACAGACTGCTGGTTTAGGAGTAATGCTTACAGTAGGTGGAATTTCCGGTATACTTATGTCCGGTGGGATTTTTGGTATGCCTGTAATAGGCGGAGTTTCACAAGTTCCTTTCCGAATTATTTCCATTCCGGCCGCTTTGGCAAAACACTCATTAGAATAAGTTTTACCGTTTTTACCGCAAACCGGATTCCATATCTCAATACAAGCGGGGCCAACATTCAAAACAGGAGGGGTATTTGGGGGAGTAACGCCTGTATCGGGAGTAATGATTCTATTGGGTGGAACCACCACATCGCCCGTGACTATACATATGGGTTGCGAAGGACAGCCTTTTATGTCCGGGCCAAAAACCACTCTTCCGTTTTTGCAAAAATCAGAGGCAACGCCCCAAGCCGCACAGCCGATTCGCCGCCCTTCCTCGTTTATTTTTTTTAAAATATCCGCTTTTCCCGCCTCCAGTTTTTCTTGCAGCCGGGGAGTCTCAACTGTCGCGGTTCCCGCTTTTATTCTCGCTTTCAAATTTTCCAATATTTCCAGTTGTGTTTTTTTGACGCCGGAAATTGTTCCGATATAGCCTTTAAATTTTTCCTGATCTTCCGGGCTCATTTTTTCCAGATCCCTCTGCAGTCTTTTCAGAGAATTTTCTTCGGCTTTTTGGATTGCTCCTCTTGCCTGTTCCGGTAATTTTTCTCCCAAATTTTTTAAAACTTCCAAATTTTTGAATTCTTTAAACTGGCTGCCTGCCTGTTTATCCAGGGCGCTATCAAGCTTTTCGGTTATTTTTTCCGGCCTGTCTTCCAATTTTTGCATTACGTTATTAAATCTTTCCAGCTGCGCGTCTTTTGCTTCTTTTATTTTTGCGAGCGCTTCCGATGGAACCTGGGTTTCCAATTTTTGAAGAAGTTTTTGGTGCAGGGCTTGCTGGCCGATGAATTTATTAAGGAAAGTTTCCACTTGAGGATTTTCTTTGGCTTTTTGATTTATTGCGTTGGCTGCTGTTTTCAGCTGTTCGGCTTCTTTTTGGTAATTTTCCGTTGCCTTTTTAATCGCTTCTTGGTTTTTATTTTGTTCGATCGTTTTTTTCAGTTCCAGTAATTTTTCATTGGCAAATTTCTCTTTTAGCTCAGTTTTGGCGATAGAGCTAAAAGTGAAAAAACTCTGGATTCCTCTTTGCCAGTTTTTTAGAAAATAAAATGAGCTATCCGGCAGAATTACTGGTTCGCTGATCCCCAGATCGCTTGCTTGTATATTTTCATCGAGATTCACGGCGGCTGCCGTTTCTGGCGCTGTTTCCTGGGCTAAGGCCGTCAATCCAAAAATAAAAATCATCGCTAAGCTTAAACCGAAGATTTTTAAACTTTTCATATTTTTTTATTGATTAATTATTTATAATTTATATTTTTATTGCTTTAATTTTAGTCTTTTTTAGAAACGCTGTCAATTTTTTCAATGCTAATTTTCATCTTGACCGTTCATTTAGCTCAAAAAATCAATTATTCCCATTTCAAATTTATCCAGTTCCGGCGTCATTGGCCAGCCATACGAAAGAGGGGTAAGAATGGCGAAGCTTATGGCGATTAAAATCAACAACGCGGCGAAAATCTCTTTGTCTTTTTGGTAAATTTTTTCCAGATAAATGCTTAAAAGCAGAATGGCAAACGTGGCCGAGAGCAGGTAATGATAAAGAAAAGCCACGCGTTTGACCCCGATGAAAGGCAGGATATTGGCAAAATACGCCAAAACCAGCAAATACATAAACGGTGTAATTTTTTGCCGTTCTTTTTTACTGACTATTAAAATCAAAGTCAGAGCGATCGCTCCAAACGCGAGCCCCCAGAGGACAGGATTTCCGAGAAAATAAATTTTTCCGATCTTTTGTCCATTGTCGGGAGTCGGCGCTTGATACCAATAATATATCGGTTTTTTATCAGAAGGCCATTCGTTCCATACACTGCTAAAAGGATGAGTGGCGGTCAGTCCGGCGCTGGCGCCGTACATTGTGGCATTTAACTCAATGAATTTTTCCCAAAAATTAAGCGGATCGGGAGTATCTTCTTTTCCGTTTTTGAGTTCGGACTGGAAAGGCGCGCTCATAAACGCGTCGCCCTGTCCGGACTTGGTCAGAAGATCGAAATGGATATAAAACGGGATCAAATAAATCAGGAATCCCGTCACGAAAATGATCACAATGCCGGCGATAGCTTCTTTGATTTTGATCATTATAGAAACGGCATGATTTTCCGGGCTTAGCCAATCGGACATTTTTCTGCTAATAATTTTAATCAATAAAATTGTTACAATAACGCCGATTGTCGCGAGTCCTGTCCATTTTATTGAAACAGTTAATCCGAAACTAACGCCGGTTAGCGCCAGAAAAGCAAACCATTTCTTGCTGAAGATTTTTTCTTTTTGATAAAGCAGGAAAAAGCAGAAAGTCAGGATCTCAAAAAACACGAGGAAGATATCAATAGCGATTATTTTTGATTGAACCAGGAAGGCGTTATCGAGTAGGATCAGCACTCCGGCGATCAGGGCAATCTGTCTTGAGCGGGTGGCAAGGTACGCGAACCACGAAAAAAGCAATACGAATAAA includes the following:
- a CDS encoding MiaB/RimO family radical SAM methylthiotransferase, producing the protein MKYFIITYGCQMNISDSERIAAILKLAKIMPAKNINEADLLIINSCSVRQSAINRIYGQLINFRKINKSGKTILTGCLLESDKKKLKDKFDLIIDIKELTSPKNDELKKLLKLLNPDASEQEFKAFDYTDYFRINPQYQSNFSAYIPIMTGCNNFCSYCAVPYTRGREISRPAKEIIKEVKRLIGKGYKEITLLGQNVNSYKSIENKKKPVTFPQLLKLINAIPGNFWIRFLTSHPKDMSDELIRIMAKSKKICEYVHLPIQAGDDKILEKMNRRYTSVQYLKLINKIKKTYQFRHYEEQSDEAISKHKNSTRDCFANARNDKSSVWNPPIAISTDIIVGFPGETKAQFANTAKIMRSVKYDMAYLAQYSPRTGTAAAKLKDNVPITEKKRRKEFLNDILRKTALANNKKYVGKIVEVLIEKLDGGFAAGKTRTFKNVRIAILSLPRTPLGNFQGESLEGKLTVGQFAKIKITQASAWGLEGKFVE
- a CDS encoding DUF5667 domain-containing protein: MKSLKIFGLSLAMIFIFGLTALAQETAPETAAAVNLDENIQASDLGISEPVILPDSSFYFLKNWQRGIQSFFTFSSIAKTELKEKFANEKLLELKKTIEQNKNQEAIKKATENYQKEAEQLKTAANAINQKAKENPQVETFLNKFIGQQALHQKLLQKLETQVPSEALAKIKEAKDAQLERFNNVMQKLEDRPEKITEKLDSALDKQAGSQFKEFKNLEVLKNLGEKLPEQARGAIQKAEENSLKRLQRDLEKMSPEDQEKFKGYIGTISGVKKTQLEILENLKARIKAGTATVETPRLQEKLEAGKADILKKINEEGRRIGCAAWGVASDFCKNGRVVFGPDIKGCPSQPICIVTGDVVVPPNRIITPDTGVTPPNTPPVLNVGPACIEIWNPVCGKNGKTYSNECFAKAAGMEIIRKGTCETPPITGIPKIPPDISIPEIPPTVSITPKPAVCIQVITPAISPEGICKVFPTPCDVPANWRKVDKCPISGTGTDSKDLY
- a CDS encoding phospholipid carrier-dependent glycosyltransferase, coding for MHLSIIWLKDFLRTNYLFVILAISAFIVHFAFLAYPNQTIFDEIYFGKFAAAYFNHQYYFDIHPPLGKLIIAGWAKLMNFDLVFNFDKIGEAANSQLFFTLRFLPALFGSLFVLLFSWFAYLATRSRQIALIAGVLILLDNAFLVQSKIIAIDIFLVFFEILTFCFFLLYQKEKIFSKKWFAFLALTGVSFGLTVSIKWTGLATIGVIVTILLIKIISRKMSDWLSPENHAVSIMIKIKEAIAGIVIIFVTGFLIYLIPFYIHFDLLTKSGQGDAFMSAPFQSELKNGKEDTPDPLNFWEKFIELNATMYGASAGLTATHPFSSVWNEWPSDKKPIYYWYQAPTPDNGQKIGKIYFLGNPVLWGLAFGAIALTLILIVSKKERQKITPFMYLLVLAYFANILPFIGVKRVAFLYHYLLSATFAILLLSIYLEKIYQKDKEIFAALLILIAISFAILTPLSYGWPMTPELDKFEMGIIDFLS